In Candidatus Binatia bacterium, one DNA window encodes the following:
- a CDS encoding DUF1499 domain-containing protein, with protein sequence MMNFNGSLSGILLLLIPAMALFSCAGKRPADLGAIDGRLRACPSSPNCVCSEDSDDQHGIAPLTYTGDPAAAFARARAAALSLPRTELINETADYMHFESTTPLMGYVDDLELQLEPAQNQIAIRSASRLGYGDMGVNRKRVEELRAAYTKGG encoded by the coding sequence ATGATGAATTTCAATGGTTCCCTCAGTGGTATTCTTCTCTTGTTGATCCCGGCGATGGCGCTCTTTTCCTGCGCTGGAAAGAGGCCTGCGGATCTCGGAGCGATCGATGGTCGTCTACGCGCTTGCCCCTCGAGCCCGAACTGTGTCTGCAGTGAGGATAGCGACGATCAGCATGGAATTGCTCCTCTGACCTATACCGGGGATCCGGCCGCAGCCTTTGCGAGGGCTCGGGCGGCGGCGCTGAGCTTGCCGCGAACCGAGCTGATCAATGAGACAGCGGACTACATGCATTTCGAGTCGACGACCCCTCTGATGGGATACGTGGATGATCTCGAACTCCAGCTGGAGCCGGCGCAAAACCAAATTGCGATCCGCTCGGCGTCCCGCCTCGGCTACGGAGATATGGGTGTCAATCGCAAGCGCGTTGAGGAATTGCGGGCGGCCTACACGAAGGGCGGCTGA
- a CDS encoding alpha/beta hydrolase codes for MRKNILSLLILSFVGLGLAGCGGSSNAGDAPSGEISWTEVEANGLTFRARVAGPESGELVILLHGFPSTSAQWVEQIRALGEAGYRVVAPDQRGYSPEARPTAPGSYVLPNLSADVLAMADALGHDQFHLVGHDWGAAVSWFVGIVFPERLYSLTAISVPHLDAFALTRNDPSSCQFQASSYMDFFVQPDSQEVMLANDAAILRGIWTSSSEEAVAEYLALFREPDALKLALDWYRQNDLSGGVGGRIGNVTVPTMYVWSTEDTALCRDPAYLTGDYVDGPYQFSIIEGVDHWVTEAAAEEVSELLLAHLDEYSAD; via the coding sequence ATGCGCAAAAATATCCTTTCGCTTCTGATCCTTTCCTTCGTCGGCCTCGGTCTGGCGGGATGTGGCGGCAGTTCCAATGCCGGGGATGCTCCCTCGGGGGAAATTTCCTGGACGGAAGTGGAGGCGAACGGATTGACTTTCCGCGCGCGCGTCGCGGGCCCGGAGTCCGGCGAGTTGGTGATCCTTCTCCATGGGTTTCCGTCCACCTCGGCGCAATGGGTGGAGCAGATCCGAGCCCTGGGTGAGGCGGGCTATCGGGTAGTCGCGCCTGATCAGCGCGGGTATTCGCCGGAGGCGCGGCCGACGGCTCCGGGAAGCTATGTCCTCCCGAACCTGAGTGCGGATGTTCTCGCCATGGCCGACGCCCTCGGACACGATCAGTTTCATCTGGTGGGCCACGATTGGGGGGCCGCCGTCAGCTGGTTTGTCGGAATTGTTTTCCCCGAAAGATTGTACTCGCTGACCGCCATCTCGGTGCCGCACCTCGACGCATTCGCCTTGACCCGAAACGACCCATCTTCATGCCAGTTTCAGGCCTCCTCCTATATGGACTTTTTTGTCCAACCCGATTCGCAGGAAGTGATGCTGGCGAATGATGCCGCCATCCTTCGGGGCATCTGGACTTCCTCCTCGGAGGAGGCTGTCGCTGAGTATCTCGCGCTCTTCCGTGAGCCGGATGCGCTGAAACTGGCTCTGGACTGGTACCGGCAGAATGATTTATCCGGCGGCGTCGGGGGGCGGATCGGAAATGTGACGGTGCCCACGATGTATGTCTGGAGCACCGAGGATACGGCTCTATGCCGGGATCCGGCCTACCTGACCGGGGACTATGTGGACGGCCCTTATCAATTTTCCATCATCGAGGGCGTCGATCACTGGGTAACCGAGGCTGCTGCGGAGGAGGTCTCCGAACTCCTGCTCGCGCATCTGGACGAATACTCGGCGGATTGA
- a CDS encoding enoyl-CoA hydratase/isomerase family protein encodes MTDRPALILKRDQGVLTLINNDPPINRMTFAYMDEVEAAVEEAATDPSIRALVFTAGGTENFSVGMDLKQLQFQAAERGGFQAILDQRRRVLHRIENLGKPSIATLFGYCLGGGLELPLACHFRLAAETGAKIGLPELDLGSLPAWGGTARLTRCVGRDHALDLILRVKKIDGIEAHRIGLVQEVHPLENLHAAAHALALELAAMPPVAVAGAIECIVGAGEAPLETALDAERRAVLRCGKTQDQIEGMTAFMEKRKPVFTGE; translated from the coding sequence ATGACCGACCGACCCGCATTGATTCTGAAGCGCGATCAGGGCGTTTTGACGCTGATCAATAATGATCCGCCTATCAACCGCATGACCTTCGCCTATATGGACGAAGTGGAGGCCGCGGTAGAAGAAGCCGCCACAGATCCGAGCATCCGAGCGCTGGTTTTCACTGCGGGGGGTACCGAGAACTTTTCGGTCGGCATGGACCTGAAGCAATTGCAGTTTCAGGCTGCCGAACGCGGAGGCTTTCAGGCCATCCTCGACCAACGCCGCCGCGTTCTGCATCGGATCGAAAATCTCGGCAAACCTTCGATTGCGACCCTCTTCGGCTATTGCCTGGGTGGTGGTCTGGAATTACCGCTGGCATGCCACTTTCGCCTGGCGGCCGAGACCGGCGCCAAGATCGGGCTCCCCGAACTCGATCTGGGCTCGCTTCCCGCATGGGGCGGGACGGCTCGTCTCACCCGATGCGTCGGGCGCGACCACGCGCTCGACCTGATCCTGCGCGTCAAGAAAATCGACGGCATCGAAGCGCATCGGATCGGATTGGTTCAAGAAGTTCATCCTTTGGAGAATCTGCACGCAGCAGCCCATGCTCTCGCTCTCGAACTCGCCGCGATGCCGCCTGTGGCTGTCGCGGGTGCAATCGAATGCATTGTCGGCGCTGGCGAAGCCCCGCTGGAGACGGCTCTCGATGCGGAACGTCGCGCGGTCCTGCGATGTGGCAAGACGCAGGATCAGATCGAGGGCATGACGGCGTTTATGGAAAAACGAAAACCGGTATTCACCGGCGAATAG
- a CDS encoding prepilin-type N-terminal cleavage/methylation domain-containing protein — MKQERGFTLLELSLVLALIGLLATLIVPRLDVIGGAELDNITRRIAHRVRYLREDAARRNLWVRMVFDPATQTLRMEEGISTDEGWAFLPGEGRLYQPLTIPENLQLRLLGPGVRPTAAGMSSLVFAADGFADPGTLEVSDDSGRAVLVLIEPARTRPRIVDAPPEGRAR, encoded by the coding sequence GTGAAGCAGGAACGCGGATTCACCCTGCTGGAACTGTCGCTGGTTCTGGCATTGATCGGGCTTCTCGCGACCTTGATCGTGCCGCGGCTCGACGTGATCGGGGGAGCCGAACTCGACAATATCACCCGAAGGATCGCGCACCGGGTCCGCTACTTGAGGGAAGATGCCGCGCGACGCAACCTATGGGTGCGCATGGTGTTTGATCCGGCAACACAAACGCTTCGCATGGAGGAAGGGATTTCTACCGATGAAGGGTGGGCCTTCCTGCCCGGTGAGGGGCGGCTCTACCAGCCTCTGACGATCCCGGAAAACCTGCAGCTCCGCCTGCTCGGACCCGGCGTTCGGCCCACGGCCGCAGGGATGTCCAGCCTCGTATTTGCCGCGGACGGATTCGCTGATCCCGGAACTCTCGAGGTCTCCGATGACAGCGGCCGTGCCGTTCTGGTCTTGATCGAACCTGCGCGAACGCGACCAAGAATCGTCGACGCACCGCCGGAGGGCCGCGCCCGTTGA
- a CDS encoding cobalamin-binding protein, with translation MHPLRIVSLLPSATELIASLGAEDCLVGVSHECDYPVSVQSRPQLTSSILASGLSPAEIDTAVAKAKLEERPLYLVDGPRLAALKPDLILTQGLCSVCAVTPDTIQKSLSLLPLGEACSAPVISLEAQNFAGVCEDLTTVGDAIGKSTEATALRQQLARRWGSIAQPEVAPRAFLLEWPEPPWTAGHWVPEQILAAGGLPVLGEAGAASRPVTLAEIADADPDLIVSIACGYNMNQNREVATKLLENPDTRQIRALRNGKFFAADANGYFSRPAPRLVDGAEILGALFREEMESPLLAGRLVPVMPDQNS, from the coding sequence ATGCATCCCCTTCGTATCGTCAGCCTGCTTCCGTCCGCGACCGAACTGATCGCTTCTCTTGGAGCGGAAGATTGTCTGGTCGGGGTTAGTCACGAATGTGACTATCCCGTATCCGTCCAGTCACGCCCGCAACTCACTTCCAGCATTCTCGCCTCCGGCCTCAGTCCGGCGGAGATCGATACGGCGGTGGCGAAGGCCAAACTGGAGGAACGCCCTCTTTATCTCGTCGACGGCCCACGACTCGCCGCGCTCAAGCCCGATCTGATTCTCACGCAGGGCCTCTGCTCGGTCTGCGCCGTAACGCCCGATACCATCCAAAAAAGCCTCTCCCTGCTGCCACTTGGCGAGGCATGCTCCGCTCCCGTCATTTCTCTGGAGGCCCAAAATTTTGCCGGTGTTTGCGAGGATCTGACGACCGTCGGGGATGCGATCGGGAAATCGACCGAAGCCACCGCCTTGCGCCAGCAACTGGCGCGCCGCTGGGGGAGTATTGCGCAACCGGAGGTCGCCCCACGCGCCTTCCTGCTGGAGTGGCCCGAGCCGCCATGGACGGCCGGCCATTGGGTCCCCGAGCAGATCCTCGCCGCCGGAGGCCTCCCCGTTTTGGGCGAAGCCGGTGCAGCGAGTCGTCCCGTGACGCTCGCCGAGATCGCGGACGCCGATCCGGACCTGATCGTCTCCATTGCTTGCGGCTATAATATGAACCAGAACCGCGAAGTCGCGACGAAACTTCTCGAGAATCCGGACACGCGACAAATCCGTGCGCTCCGGAACGGGAAATTTTTCGCCGCCGATGCAAACGGCTACTTCAGCCGACCCGCGCCCCGTTTGGTCGATGGTGCCGAAATCCTGGGCGCTTTATTCCGAGAAGAAATGGAAAGCCCGCTGCTTGCGGGTCGATTGGTTCCGGTGATGCCGGACCAAAATTCCTGA
- a CDS encoding MFS transporter, whose translation MPKAPARSREDLTLVLSCMACQIGMGFGAYVFPIFLKPITEDLGWSRTAYSVAQPILATSVALVGPIVGRLSDKKPRGVLLTGGVLMSLALLAASGMQVIWQFYAIAIVAGIAVACLGDLPTAAAISSRFEKRRGTALSFVYIGSNIGGAIGPVLATAIAAYAGWRSGYFTIGALAWTLVIPAFFFVQNRTTATPDEASSEEHPPEAPAISAALRTRDFWLIFWAIFVFYLYRLGVNTQLVAYLSDAGYSEGLATASYSLMVGIGIAGKLGAGQIADRIGAKTAVLGNFILMAIASFLILTPDAYLAIPIFLLLHGATTAAEDVVVPLLIGRRFGSRHLAGIYGVALLALVPGAAVGPAAAGWTYDILGSYERIFFAFACLNITSVLALAAVRTRAPSPVEQS comes from the coding sequence ATGCCGAAAGCACCAGCGCGATCACGAGAGGATCTCACACTGGTGCTCTCCTGCATGGCCTGCCAGATCGGCATGGGCTTTGGGGCCTATGTCTTCCCTATTTTCCTGAAGCCGATCACCGAGGACCTCGGCTGGTCGCGAACCGCCTACTCGGTGGCTCAACCGATTCTGGCCACCTCCGTAGCCCTGGTCGGCCCGATCGTCGGCAGACTGTCGGATAAAAAACCCCGCGGCGTCCTGCTGACCGGTGGGGTCCTGATGAGCCTCGCCCTGCTCGCGGCCAGTGGCATGCAGGTGATCTGGCAATTCTATGCGATCGCGATCGTCGCAGGGATTGCGGTCGCCTGCCTCGGCGATCTGCCCACCGCGGCCGCGATCAGTTCACGATTCGAAAAACGTCGCGGCACCGCCCTCTCCTTTGTCTATATCGGGTCGAATATCGGCGGCGCGATCGGTCCGGTTCTCGCCACCGCCATTGCGGCCTATGCGGGATGGCGATCGGGTTATTTCACCATCGGAGCTCTGGCCTGGACGCTGGTGATTCCCGCATTTTTCTTTGTCCAAAATCGGACGACGGCAACGCCGGACGAAGCCTCGTCGGAAGAACATCCGCCGGAGGCCCCGGCCATCTCGGCGGCCCTGCGGACCCGAGACTTCTGGCTGATTTTCTGGGCGATCTTCGTATTCTATCTCTACCGCCTCGGCGTCAACACACAGCTGGTCGCCTACCTGAGTGATGCTGGCTATTCGGAAGGTTTGGCGACGGCCTCCTACAGCCTGATGGTCGGGATCGGGATCGCGGGCAAACTTGGCGCCGGGCAGATCGCCGACCGGATTGGCGCGAAAACCGCCGTGCTCGGCAATTTCATTCTGATGGCAATCGCCTCTTTTTTAATACTCACACCCGATGCCTATCTGGCGATCCCGATCTTTCTCCTCTTGCACGGGGCCACAACAGCAGCCGAAGATGTGGTGGTGCCTCTTCTGATCGGGCGAAGATTCGGCTCGCGCCACCTCGCCGGGATCTACGGTGTTGCTCTGCTCGCGCTTGTCCCGGGCGCGGCCGTCGGTCCCGCCGCAGCCGGTTGGACCTATGATATTCTCGGGAGCTATGAGCGGATCTTTTTCGCCTTCGCCTGCCTCAATATCACCTCCGTGCTGGCCTTGGCGGCGGTCCGAACCCGGGCTCCGAGTCCTGTCGAGCAAAGCTGA
- a CDS encoding FAD-dependent oxidoreductase → MSNEDEKKYDKQVRRMVSRWAGAPGKGAPARSEGEVLHRQDIPLPPTIGSVSVQEAPREIPVQASCDVLVVGAGPAGLSAALSARRAGADVMLMERFGCFGGVITTVGMETLAWYRYEGTVDTEGIGIEFERRAAAMGGTIQWPYNDSECLDADFFKLVADELIRESGVRPLLHTYAVEAIVENGVIRGVVTESKSGRQAILARRVIDCTGDADIAHFAGAEYRKTPRDQMMGLTTVFGCAGVERERFLEWADQNQATFADWGRTWDQETTGKEDDLPTPYLEDSFAQARQMGVIPADTKTLGGSWSALSMAGEATNLNLVHLKGYDCTDAEDLTRAEMDGRQQAMHALTALQHTVPGFEKAKLRTFSMTIGCRDSRKIIGRHNLLGEECRSEARFADSIGIFPEFLDGYSVLILPTTGRYFQVPYGCMVPQGVDNLLVAGRCVAGDKLSHAAMRNMMACTVTGQGAGVAAAVSLAREESTRDVNLQALQGELRRQGVRLD, encoded by the coding sequence ATGTCGAACGAAGACGAAAAAAAATACGACAAACAAGTTCGCCGGATGGTGAGTCGTTGGGCGGGAGCGCCGGGCAAGGGGGCGCCCGCGCGCAGCGAGGGCGAAGTGCTACACCGTCAGGATATACCCCTCCCGCCGACCATCGGTTCTGTTTCTGTCCAGGAGGCGCCGCGCGAGATTCCTGTGCAAGCCAGTTGCGATGTGCTGGTCGTGGGCGCCGGCCCCGCCGGGCTCTCCGCGGCCCTGAGCGCTCGTCGTGCGGGTGCTGACGTGATGCTGATGGAGCGTTTCGGTTGTTTCGGTGGCGTGATCACGACTGTCGGCATGGAGACGCTTGCCTGGTACCGGTACGAAGGCACTGTCGATACCGAGGGGATCGGTATCGAGTTTGAGCGTCGTGCGGCTGCGATGGGCGGTACGATCCAGTGGCCTTATAACGACAGCGAATGTCTCGACGCGGATTTTTTCAAGTTGGTGGCCGACGAACTGATTCGGGAGAGCGGTGTGCGTCCGCTCCTGCATACCTACGCGGTGGAAGCGATCGTCGAGAATGGCGTGATCCGCGGGGTGGTCACGGAATCGAAATCAGGGCGTCAGGCGATTTTGGCTCGCCGGGTGATTGACTGCACGGGGGACGCGGATATCGCCCATTTCGCCGGAGCAGAATACCGAAAGACGCCCCGGGACCAGATGATGGGTCTGACAACGGTATTCGGCTGCGCAGGCGTTGAGCGCGAGCGCTTTCTCGAATGGGCCGATCAAAATCAGGCAACGTTCGCGGATTGGGGGCGGACCTGGGACCAGGAAACCACAGGAAAGGAAGACGACCTGCCGACTCCTTATCTCGAGGACAGCTTTGCGCAGGCTCGCCAGATGGGCGTGATTCCGGCAGATACGAAAACCCTTGGAGGCTCCTGGTCGGCGCTCTCCATGGCGGGCGAGGCGACCAACCTGAATCTCGTTCATCTCAAGGGGTATGATTGCACGGATGCCGAGGACCTGACGCGCGCCGAAATGGATGGCCGCCAGCAGGCAATGCATGCTCTCACGGCCTTGCAGCACACCGTGCCGGGGTTCGAGAAGGCGAAGCTGCGAACCTTTTCGATGACGATCGGTTGCCGCGACTCGCGCAAGATTATTGGCCGCCATAACCTGCTCGGCGAAGAGTGCCGAAGCGAGGCGCGTTTTGCGGATTCGATCGGTATTTTCCCGGAATTTCTGGACGGCTATAGCGTGCTGATCCTGCCGACCACCGGGCGCTATTTTCAGGTGCCGTATGGTTGCATGGTCCCTCAGGGCGTCGATAACCTTCTCGTTGCGGGACGCTGTGTGGCAGGGGATAAACTCAGCCACGCAGCGATGCGGAATATGATGGCGTGCACGGTGACCGGTCAGGGTGCCGGTGTGGCGGCGGCGGTTTCGCTTGCCCGGGAGGAGTCGACGCGGGATGTGAACCTGCAGGCGTTGCAGGGAGAACTCCGCCGCCAAGGTGTGCGTCTCGATTGA
- a CDS encoding dihydrodipicolinate reductase, with amino-acid sequence MTYRVVQWATGNLGRAAIEGITAHPDLELVGVWVHSGDKAGMDAGTLAGIDPVGVKATNAMDDILALKPDCVLYAPLFANNDEVERLLSAGINVVTPLNWFYPKRIGATGIKEACARGKATLHGTGIHPGGMTERLPLLLSSFSQQITSVRAEEFSDCRTYGAPDVLRDWMNFGKPLEEAKENALLDIMSGGFNQSIDMIADELQFSLDEKKRATVEVFPATAPIECPIGIIEPGRLAAQRLCWEGLVDGKPVIQAIVNWYMGHENIGEGWDIGDGGERYELEILGDPPLTVQMHGIHPVGEINIEELQKRNPGMVATANHCVSAIPYVCAADAGIQSYLDLPLMAGRAKQS; translated from the coding sequence ATGACATACAGAGTTGTGCAATGGGCGACAGGCAATCTTGGGCGAGCGGCGATCGAGGGCATCACCGCCCACCCGGATCTGGAACTGGTCGGCGTCTGGGTTCATTCCGGGGACAAAGCCGGTATGGACGCCGGAACACTCGCCGGGATCGACCCGGTCGGCGTCAAGGCCACGAACGCCATGGACGATATCCTCGCACTCAAACCGGATTGCGTCCTCTACGCACCCCTCTTTGCCAACAATGACGAGGTCGAACGTCTTCTGAGCGCCGGCATCAACGTCGTGACGCCCCTGAACTGGTTCTATCCCAAGCGAATCGGCGCCACGGGCATCAAGGAGGCTTGCGCCCGCGGCAAGGCAACCCTCCACGGCACCGGCATCCACCCGGGCGGCATGACCGAAAGGCTCCCCTTGCTGCTGTCGTCGTTCTCGCAGCAAATCACCTCGGTTCGCGCCGAGGAATTCTCGGACTGCCGCACCTACGGAGCGCCGGATGTGCTGCGTGATTGGATGAACTTCGGAAAACCGCTTGAGGAAGCCAAGGAAAACGCACTGCTCGATATCATGAGCGGAGGCTTCAACCAGTCGATCGACATGATCGCGGACGAGTTGCAGTTCTCGCTCGACGAGAAGAAACGGGCCACGGTCGAGGTCTTTCCGGCGACCGCCCCGATCGAATGTCCGATCGGCATTATCGAACCCGGACGGCTCGCCGCCCAACGACTTTGCTGGGAAGGTCTCGTCGACGGCAAACCTGTCATTCAGGCGATTGTGAACTGGTATATGGGTCACGAAAATATCGGCGAAGGCTGGGACATCGGAGACGGTGGCGAACGCTACGAACTCGAGATTCTCGGCGACCCGCCTCTGACCGTCCAGATGCACGGCATCCATCCCGTCGGCGAAATCAACATCGAGGAGCTCCAGAAACGGAACCCGGGCATGGTGGCGACAGCCAACCATTGTGTGAGCGCGATTCCCTACGTCTGCGCCGCCGATGCCGGAATCCAATCGTATCTCGACCTGCCGCTGATGGCCGGGCGCGCCAAGCAATCCTGA
- the gspG gene encoding type II secretion system major pseudopilin GspG, whose protein sequence is MKKILRKQDGFSLIEIMVVVFIMGLLVTLVAPRILGRTDDARATKAAADIRSLEQSLSLYKLDNGQFPTTEQGLEALVIQPTSGPAPRRWRAYLDNLPMDPWDMAFIYESDGRDYLLLSFGADAAEGGDGPDADIDSRDLG, encoded by the coding sequence ATGAAGAAAATACTTCGCAAGCAAGATGGATTCTCCCTGATCGAGATCATGGTTGTCGTCTTCATCATGGGATTGCTGGTCACGCTGGTCGCCCCGAGAATTCTCGGTCGAACCGATGACGCCCGCGCCACCAAGGCCGCGGCCGACATTCGTTCTCTGGAACAATCTCTCTCTCTCTACAAACTCGACAACGGCCAATTTCCGACGACCGAGCAGGGACTGGAAGCTCTCGTGATCCAGCCGACGAGCGGGCCTGCGCCGCGTCGGTGGCGAGCGTATCTGGACAACCTGCCAATGGACCCATGGGACATGGCTTTCATTTATGAGAGTGACGGGCGAGACTATCTCCTTCTCTCGTTCGGCGCCGATGCGGCCGAGGGCGGAGACGGTCCGGATGCGGATATCGATTCTCGAGACCTTGGGTGA
- a CDS encoding prepilin-type N-terminal cleavage/methylation domain-containing protein yields the protein MIRPSSRQSGFTLLEVMVALAVIATAFTALLGLHVRNLETMARENAFSRSLLLAETLAAEAELEGYPDLGTTQGDFASKLSGEAAGFTWERQVREWMLPGTREITIRVVPPRGEESASELTLFVSRNVR from the coding sequence TTGATTCGACCCTCCTCACGCCAGAGCGGCTTCACCCTGCTGGAGGTCATGGTCGCGCTCGCGGTCATTGCAACCGCGTTCACAGCCCTGCTCGGCCTTCATGTGCGGAATTTGGAAACCATGGCGCGTGAAAACGCCTTTAGCCGCTCTCTGCTTCTGGCCGAGACGCTCGCAGCCGAGGCTGAACTCGAAGGCTATCCCGATCTCGGAACCACGCAGGGCGACTTCGCCAGCAAACTATCCGGGGAGGCCGCCGGTTTCACCTGGGAGCGGCAGGTCCGGGAATGGATGCTGCCGGGGACGCGTGAGATCACCATCCGGGTCGTGCCACCTCGCGGTGAGGAATCGGCGAGCGAATTGACGCTCTTCGTTTCGAGGAATGTCCGATGA
- the gspF gene encoding type II secretion system inner membrane protein GspF: protein MPVFAYQGLNDDGAKVRGILEADSAKGARFALRGQGIFPTEVHEEASPEQRRRTGDARISQQELAIVARQLATLFAAGIPAVEALSAVGEQTDKPGVEKIMRQIRDAVTQGSSIADAMAEHPATFPPIFIGMIRAGEAAGAIDLVLERLAQYTETQVQLQSRVRNALTYPILMFSISGAIVFFLLSFVVPKVTKIFADKQEALPWPTRFLLSISHILADWWWLIAILLVIAILGALAAIRRPEGRLWFDRKLLTLPVIGPLFTQIAVGRFSRTLATLLAGGIPLLEALELASNTSGNTALGAAVEEARIGVREGESLGDLLQASGLFPPLLIRMIAVGERSGELEPMLIRVADAYEQEVESALSALTSVLEPAMMVIMGGLVLFIVLAVLLPIFEINSLVG from the coding sequence ATGCCGGTATTTGCCTACCAAGGATTGAACGATGACGGGGCCAAGGTTCGCGGCATCCTCGAGGCCGATTCAGCAAAAGGAGCGCGATTTGCCCTTCGCGGACAGGGCATTTTCCCGACCGAAGTCCACGAAGAGGCATCCCCCGAGCAGCGCCGTCGCACGGGAGATGCCCGGATCTCCCAGCAGGAACTTGCGATCGTCGCACGACAACTGGCCACGCTATTTGCGGCAGGCATCCCCGCCGTGGAGGCGCTCTCGGCGGTCGGCGAGCAGACCGACAAGCCCGGGGTCGAAAAAATCATGCGTCAAATCCGCGACGCGGTGACTCAGGGCAGCTCGATCGCCGATGCGATGGCCGAGCATCCAGCGACCTTCCCGCCCATTTTTATCGGCATGATTCGAGCCGGCGAGGCCGCCGGTGCGATCGATCTGGTCCTCGAGCGCCTCGCTCAATACACCGAGACGCAAGTCCAACTGCAATCGCGCGTTCGGAATGCCCTCACCTACCCCATCCTGATGTTTTCAATTTCCGGGGCGATCGTCTTCTTCCTGCTGAGCTTCGTGGTACCGAAGGTCACGAAAATCTTCGCCGACAAACAGGAAGCCCTCCCATGGCCCACGCGTTTTCTGCTCTCGATCTCTCACATCCTTGCAGATTGGTGGTGGCTGATCGCGATTCTTCTGGTCATCGCAATCCTCGGGGCACTCGCGGCGATCCGACGACCCGAGGGGCGTCTCTGGTTCGACCGCAAGCTTCTCACCCTCCCGGTGATCGGGCCGCTGTTCACACAGATCGCGGTCGGGCGCTTCTCTCGCACCCTGGCGACGCTGCTTGCGGGCGGGATTCCTCTGCTCGAAGCCCTCGAACTCGCTAGTAATACATCGGGCAATACCGCCCTTGGTGCGGCCGTCGAAGAGGCCCGCATCGGCGTGCGCGAGGGCGAAAGTCTGGGAGATCTCCTGCAAGCCTCCGGCCTTTTCCCCCCTTTGCTGATTCGCATGATCGCTGTGGGCGAGCGCTCCGGTGAGCTGGAACCTATGTTGATTCGCGTAGCGGATGCCTATGAACAAGAGGTCGAGAGCGCACTGAGCGCCCTGACAAGCGTCCTCGAACCGGCCATGATGGTCATCATGGGAGGGCTCGTCCTGTTCATCGTCCTGGCCGTGCTGCTCCCCATCTTCGAAATTAATTCTCTAGTCGGGTAA
- a CDS encoding SDR family NAD(P)-dependent oxidoreductase, translating into MEQLEGRTAVITGAASGIGKALASTLAGRGMKLVLADIEEAPLMAAAEALKAGGAEVVAVPTDVQSAASVDALGASAKNAFGKVHVVCNNAGVFAGGLCWDQPVADYEWVMGVNSMGVVHGVRTFVPLILEHGEEGHIVNTASMAAVTAAPFSALYTMSKHAVLAFSECLFQELEATHPQVGVSCLCPEAIMTGIGQSGRNRPANQAGDSSPKPEAEMVEEALRATVTAGLSPQVMADRVLAGILEKRFYLLGGGDWLAAMESRMANLREGLNPGFSTPEALPGSEKMEN; encoded by the coding sequence ATGGAACAACTCGAAGGTAGAACGGCTGTCATCACGGGTGCGGCGAGCGGAATTGGCAAGGCACTAGCCTCGACCCTTGCCGGGCGCGGCATGAAATTGGTTCTGGCAGATATCGAGGAGGCGCCTTTGATGGCAGCGGCCGAAGCCTTGAAAGCTGGCGGTGCGGAGGTCGTGGCGGTGCCGACCGATGTGCAATCGGCCGCATCGGTGGATGCGCTTGGCGCATCGGCAAAGAATGCCTTCGGCAAGGTTCACGTCGTTTGCAATAATGCCGGCGTTTTCGCTGGCGGTCTTTGCTGGGACCAACCTGTGGCTGACTACGAGTGGGTGATGGGCGTCAACAGCATGGGAGTGGTCCATGGGGTTCGGACCTTTGTGCCCTTGATTCTCGAGCACGGCGAAGAGGGTCATATCGTGAATACGGCATCCATGGCGGCGGTGACGGCGGCTCCGTTCTCGGCTCTCTATACGATGAGCAAACATGCGGTTCTGGCCTTCAGTGAATGCCTTTTTCAGGAGTTGGAGGCGACACACCCGCAGGTTGGCGTCAGTTGTCTCTGCCCGGAGGCCATCATGACCGGGATCGGGCAGTCGGGGCGGAACCGGCCCGCGAACCAGGCCGGGGATAGCAGCCCCAAGCCCGAAGCAGAGATGGTCGAGGAGGCCTTGCGCGCAACAGTTACCGCCGGACTCTCGCCTCAGGTGATGGCCGACCGGGTCCTGGCCGGGATCCTCGAGAAGCGATTCTATCTCCTCGGCGGCGGGGATTGGCTTGCGGCAATGGAGTCTCGCATGGCCAATTTGCGAGAGGGGCTGAATCCGGGCTTCTCCACGCCGGAGGCTCTCCCGGGTTCGGAGAAGATGGAGAACTGA